The following is a genomic window from Capnocytophaga stomatis.
TTCGGTGTTACATAACAAAGCATCGCACAACCGTACCAACCAATCATTGCCGCTCCAATGGCAGAAGTGATATGGTCGTAACCTGGTGCAATATCCGTAGTCAAAGGACCTAAGGTGTAGAAAGGTGCTTCGTCACACTCTTTGAGTTGCTTCTCCATATTTTCTTTGATGAGGTGCATCGGGATGTGTCCAGGCCCTTCGATGATGGTCTGCACGTCGTGTTTCCAAGCAATTTTGGTGAGTTCACCCAGTGTTTCAAGTTCCGAGAATTGTGCTTCATCGTTGGCATCGGCAATAGCACCTGGACGTAATCCGTCTCCGAGTGAGAAAGCCACATCATACTTTTTCATAATCTCGCAAATTTCCTCGAAATGTGTATAAAGGAAGTTTTCTTTGTGATGATACAGGCACCATTTCGCCATAATCGACCCACCGCGTGATACAATTCCCGTAACGCGTTTTGCCGTGAGGTGAATGTATTTGAGGCGAACTCCTGCGTGAATCGTAAAGTACGAAACTCCTTGTTCGGCTTGTTCGATAAGCGTATCTCTAAAAATTTCCCAAGTAAGATTTTCTGCAATTCCGTTTACTTTTTCAAGTGCTTGATAAATAGGCACTGTACCAATCGGCACGGGCGAGTTGCGGATTATCCATTCGCGGGTTTCGTGTATGTTTTTTCCTGTGGACAAATCCATAATGGTATCCGCTCCCCAACGACAAGCCCATACGGCTTTTTCTACCTCTTCTTCGATGCTCGAAGTTACGATGCTGTTTCCGATATTGGCATTGATTTTTACCAAGAAATTGCGTCCGATAATCATAGGTTCGCATTCAGGATGGTTGATGTTTGACGGAATAATAGCACGACCTGCAGCAATTTCAGAGCGAACAAACTCGGACGTAATTTTTCCCACGGGCGTATTGGCTCCGAAGCTGTTCCCCGGATGCTGATTGGCAAGTCCTTTAGGCGCGTTTTGCAACTGCTCGATGCGTTGGTTTTCGCGAATGGCAACATATTCCATTTCGGGCGTGATAATTCCCTGACGGGCGTAGTACAGCTGACTTACATTTTTACCTTCTTTGGCAACTTTAGGCTTGTGATTGTATTCAAAACGAAGATGTTGGGTTTTAGGGTCGTTGAGTCGTTCTTTTCCAAAATCGGAAGAAACCTCGTCGAGAATTTCCACATCACCGCGGTCTAAAATCCATTGCTCACGCAAACGAGGTAATCCCTTGCGTACATCGATGGTAATGTTCGGGTCGGTATAAGCTCCTGAAGTATCATAGACCGTAATTGGCGGGTTTTCTTCTATATTTCCGTTAGCAAGATGCGTAGGCGTAAGAGTTATTTCACGCATTGCCACTTTTATCGGGTGTAGCTCTCCGTCCACATAAATCTTTTTTGAACTGGGAAAAGGAGTGGTTGTAATTTCCATTTTTGTATGATGTTTTAATTGATTATTTGTATCTATTTTTTAACTCTGAATAAATTGCGACGACCTATCCTCCTTGTGTTGCGGTGATGATAAGCACATTGTCCGAAGTGTTTACAAGCGTAGCTGCCCATTGCTCTTTGGCGACTACTTTTCCGTTGAGAGCAACAGCGATACCATTGGTTTTTCCGCTGGTAAACGAAAGCACCAATTCTTCCAACAGAGGTTGTTTTTCAAAATAAACCGATTGATTGTTGATAGTAATTTCCATTTCCGATTTTCTTTTTAGGTAAAAATAAAAGATTGCTGAACTCCGGAAATGTTTTCTGAAATACCTAATGAAAGATATTCAAAAAAGAAGATATTTTTTTCACTTATTCCCTACGCTATTATGATATAGATCAGGTTCAAAGGGTAAAATCTCAGCCCACTTGATTGGTGGACACCCCCAAAGTCTCAACGGCAAAGATATACTTTTTTTAGAAATTTTAAGCAATAATGAAAAATAATTGTTTTTTTGTTAGGCACACTCAACTCACAAAGACAACTTTTTAAGAGGGCAAATGTCCGAAAGTAGAAAAGTTTTATGGCGAAGCAATTCACTACAGTGAAAAGGTCGTTTTGTTTTCCTATAAAGATTTTATTTTGTGAATAATAAAGAGAAATGTATCTTTGTGCAAGGACTGCCCAATGAATCATTTTTAATATCTAAACCGTAAAATACCGAACACAAAATGCAAACCACCTTTGATTTTTCCACACTTTACGCCCATCCGCTGATTTCGACTGTTCAACTTGAACAAATCAAGGCAGTACATCGGCAGGTGAGTTTCAAGAAAGGAGATTTTATTTTACAAAAAGGCGAAATTTCCAAAAGTTATTTTGCTTTGCAAATTGGCATTGCTCGGAGTTTTGTGTATGATTATGATGGAAACGACATCACTACGGGTTTTTTCTGTGAGCAGGAGTTCGTTATCAATGAATTATCGCTTTTTAAACAAGAGCCAAGTTTAGAAAACATCGTTGCCCTGACCGACTGCACGGCGTGGGAAGTTTCCTTTGCCGATTTCCAAGTTTTGTACCATTCCATCGCAGGTTTTTCCGAGTGGGGGCGACTTTTTATGACCGAAAAACTCTTCCAAACCCAACGCCGTTTCCTCGAAATGATTACGCTTCCTGCCAAAGACCGTTATTTGCAGTTCCTCAAAGAAAAACCACAAGTACTTCAAAATGTGGCATTAAAGCACATCGCCACCTATCTGGGAATTACCGATACTTCGCTGAGTAGAATCCGAAAGGAGATTTGACTATAATATTATTTTTTTAAAATATATTGTAAATACATTTTTTTTCTTTACATTTGTCGCTTAAAGTAAATTATTTTAGACATAAATGTTTATACCTGTTGCTGGAAACCACTCAATTAGTAGAGTAAGTGCGAATATTTTTTTGCCTCAATCGCTGATTAAACCTGAAGATGTGTTTGATAAAATTAATCAAAAAAAAGCATTATCAGAGTATCAAAAAAAAGGGTTGATTTCTTCAAAGACCATTAATCTGCACAATGATGGCTTGCATATATCAAGTGATGAAATTTTTGGTTTTGTGTTTGAAGAATTCAATGAAATTGGAAGTAGCGTTAATGTGCTTAAGATTGAAAATATAAATGATAAAAGTAAATCTCAAATAAGTTTTGAAACAAGAGATTATACTAATTGGATGAATTTCAAAGAAAGATTTTTTAGAAATATTGATTCATTAGCAAATGTTTATCCTTTTTATGTAGAGGCAATGTCATTAAATTATATAGATGAATTTATTTGGCAATCAGATGAAAAAATTCCTGTGTCTTCGATTTTTAATCAAGATGCTGAGTTAATGAATTCTAATTTTATTCAATCACATAATGGGACTTTGGTTATAATTTCGCAGTCGGAACACAATCCCAAAGAAAAATTTAGGGAAGAAAAAACAGAAATTTTGTTTAATAATGATGTTAAAAGAGTTATTATTAATCATATATATGCCATTAAATTAGAAGATTTTAAAGGATATGACAAGTCTTTTTTAGAAGAGTTATTTAATGAAGCACATTCGAAAAATATAGAATTGTTGGACAAGATTTTTACTTCAGAAATTAAAAAAAATATCAATTTACATTAAAAATATTCAATTATGCTAATTGCCGCAACAACTCTAATAGTATCTTCTTTGTCTTCAGATGCAAAGAAACAAAGTTTTTTGGAGTCTTATGTGAGTAGTACACCTGCCAATGTTGAGTGTTTGTATAAAAAATCAGAGCCCTTTGTAAAAACCTATTTTTTAAAAAATAGTTCTAGTCAGGTTAAGCAACAACAGATAATAAAAGAATTAGAAATATCAAATAAAATTGTAAAAAGAAACGCATTGGATATTATTCATAATTTACCTGAGTTATTTTTAATCAATTTTGATGTAGACAATATCTACGAATCCTCATATGGAACAGCTATTTTAGAGTACGAAACAAAGAGTTCTAATTTTACTATTGAAATAGGGGAAGATTCTTTTGGATATTTTGGTGAGAAGGATGGTGATTATTTGATAATCGAAGAAGAAGTATTTATCCCTGAAGAAAGGAACGAAAGAAATAAAATTTTTGGAAAGTTGAGTAAAGAATTTGTGAAATTTTATAATTAGAATAAATGCTTGTACCTCAACATATTGATGATTCTGAAATATTATTGCGTTTCGTTTTCCAAGATAATTTTAAAAAGAAAAATATACTTCCCGATAAAATAATAGATGGAGATGTTTTTTTGGATACACGTTTAGTAGGAATCTCATTACAGCGGATTGGATATTCAAATTTTGAATTTTGCAAAAATAAAGCAAAGTCGATTAATAATAAAATATTTGTAGGCTTTGTGCTTTTTAAGAAGGAAGATTATTTATTGGCTTGTAATGAGTTTAGAAAAATTAGATCTCAATTTGAATCTATTTTGGAATTTACCCCTCTAGATAATGAGGGAAACTATTTGATTAATAGAAATATTATTGATGAAACGGATGAAGGAAATCCAAGTCATAGTGACATCATTTACATCAATCCCGCTTTTACCCCAGAAGAAGCTAGACCTAATATTCCTCTGAGAATATTTTCCAAAGAACTATATAGAAAATGTAGATTGATTATTGACTCTAATTATGATAATGATATTGTTAATTTTGATTCTGTAGAGTCCTATTTTCAATAGAATTTACTTTTGAAAATATATTAAATCTTGCCTTATGGCAAGATTTTTTTCGTTCTAACTGCTTATTTTTGCTCTTAATAATTAAAACGATAAAAAAATGGCAACAAGAATCAATCCGTATTTGAATTTTAATGGGAATTGCGAAGAGGCGTTTAATTTTTACAAAAAGGCTTTCGGGGGCGATTTTACAATGGTGGTTCGTTCTGATGAAACTCCGATGGAAGTGGCTGAAAATGAGAAAAACCGCGTGATGTACATTGAGCTTCCCATAGGCGAAAACGATAAACTAATGGGTTCGGACATTTTCGAATCGCTTGGGCAAAAACTTGTTACGGGCAATCACAACTATGTGAGTATTTCCGTAGATAGCAAAGCCGAAGCCGACCGTCTTTTCCACGCACTTTCCGAAGGAGGCGAAATAGAAATGCCTATGGAAGAGCAGTTTTTTGGCTATTTCGGAGATTTCAAAGATAAGTT
Proteins encoded in this region:
- the thiS gene encoding sulfur carrier protein ThiS, encoding MEITINNQSVYFEKQPLLEELVLSFTSGKTNGIAVALNGKVVAKEQWAATLVNTSDNVLIITATQGG
- a CDS encoding TIGR04255 family protein, which translates into the protein MFIPVAGNHSISRVSANIFLPQSLIKPEDVFDKINQKKALSEYQKKGLISSKTINLHNDGLHISSDEIFGFVFEEFNEIGSSVNVLKIENINDKSKSQISFETRDYTNWMNFKERFFRNIDSLANVYPFYVEAMSLNYIDEFIWQSDEKIPVSSIFNQDAELMNSNFIQSHNGTLVIISQSEHNPKEKFREEKTEILFNNDVKRVIINHIYAIKLEDFKGYDKSFLEELFNEAHSKNIELLDKIFTSEIKKNINLH
- a CDS encoding Crp/Fnr family transcriptional regulator — protein: MQTTFDFSTLYAHPLISTVQLEQIKAVHRQVSFKKGDFILQKGEISKSYFALQIGIARSFVYDYDGNDITTGFFCEQEFVINELSLFKQEPSLENIVALTDCTAWEVSFADFQVLYHSIAGFSEWGRLFMTEKLFQTQRRFLEMITLPAKDRYLQFLKEKPQVLQNVALKHIATYLGITDTSLSRIRKEI
- a CDS encoding VOC family protein, with the protein product MATRINPYLNFNGNCEEAFNFYKKAFGGDFTMVVRSDETPMEVAENEKNRVMYIELPIGENDKLMGSDIFESLGQKLVTGNHNYVSISVDSKAEADRLFHALSEGGEIEMPMEEQFFGYFGDFKDKFGISWMIIFEG
- the thiC gene encoding phosphomethylpyrimidine synthase ThiC — encoded protein: MEITTTPFPSSKKIYVDGELHPIKVAMREITLTPTHLANGNIEENPPITVYDTSGAYTDPNITIDVRKGLPRLREQWILDRGDVEILDEVSSDFGKERLNDPKTQHLRFEYNHKPKVAKEGKNVSQLYYARQGIITPEMEYVAIRENQRIEQLQNAPKGLANQHPGNSFGANTPVGKITSEFVRSEIAAGRAIIPSNINHPECEPMIIGRNFLVKINANIGNSIVTSSIEEEVEKAVWACRWGADTIMDLSTGKNIHETREWIIRNSPVPIGTVPIYQALEKVNGIAENLTWEIFRDTLIEQAEQGVSYFTIHAGVRLKYIHLTAKRVTGIVSRGGSIMAKWCLYHHKENFLYTHFEEICEIMKKYDVAFSLGDGLRPGAIADANDEAQFSELETLGELTKIAWKHDVQTIIEGPGHIPMHLIKENMEKQLKECDEAPFYTLGPLTTDIAPGYDHITSAIGAAMIGWYGCAMLCYVTPKEHLGLPNKKDVKDGVITYKLAAHAADLAKGHPGAQYRDNVLSKARFEFRWVDQFNLALDPDTAREFHDETLPAEGAKIAHFCSMCGPKFCSMKITQEIRDVAEKGMKDMSKEFIKAGKEIYS